In Bosea sp. (in: a-proteobacteria), one DNA window encodes the following:
- a CDS encoding response regulator transcription factor: MRLLVVEDDKDLNRQIVTALENAGYAVDKAFDGEEGLYLGENEPYDAVILDLGLPKVDGVAVLQGWRRAGKVMPVLILTARDRWSDKVGGFDAGADDYVVKPFHIEELLARVRALLRRAAGHATSELTCGPVRLDTRASRVVVDGNPVRLTSHEYRLLSYLLHHQGRVVSRTELVEHLYDQDFDRDSNTIEVFVGRLRKKLGVEIIETVRGLGYIAAAPEKV, from the coding sequence GTGAGATTGCTCGTCGTCGAGGACGACAAGGACCTCAACCGCCAGATCGTGACCGCGCTCGAGAATGCCGGCTACGCCGTCGACAAGGCTTTCGACGGCGAGGAAGGGCTCTATCTCGGCGAGAACGAGCCCTATGACGCCGTCATCCTCGATCTCGGCCTGCCCAAGGTCGACGGCGTCGCCGTGCTGCAGGGCTGGCGCCGCGCCGGCAAGGTGATGCCGGTCCTGATCCTGACGGCGCGCGACCGCTGGAGCGACAAGGTCGGCGGCTTCGACGCCGGCGCCGACGACTATGTCGTCAAGCCCTTCCATATCGAGGAATTGCTGGCGCGCGTCAGGGCGCTCCTGCGCCGCGCGGCGGGCCATGCCACCTCGGAGCTCACCTGCGGCCCCGTCCGGCTCGATACCCGCGCGAGCCGCGTCGTCGTCGACGGCAACCCGGTGCGGCTGACCTCGCACGAATACCGGCTGCTCTCCTATCTCCTGCACCACCAGGGCCGCGTCGTCTCGCGCACGGAGCTGGTCGAGCATCTCTACGATCAGGATTTCGACCGCGATTCCAATACGATCGAGGTCTTCGTCGGCCGCCTGCGCAAGAAGCTCGGCGTCGAGATCATCGAGACCGTCCGGGGCCTCGGCTACATCGCCGCCGCCCCGGAAAAGGTCTGA
- a CDS encoding ATP-binding protein, with product MPLKSHRYSLGTRLFFSAAFCCVLILVLAGIGLTTFYRRSAERGFDERLSVYIKQLVADLAAPPETERQTVGDLGEPRFDLPLTGWYWQITRLDGDRPNVRASRSLVGGQLPRLLDQAIQPNSRGLHESYVLGPDDRRLRILEREIDVGEDGRFIVAVAAPADEIEGDIQDFRFALAMTFLLLGIALVASTLVQVRFGLRPLVRLRAAVGAVRTGETPRIVGRYPPDLAPLASELNQLIDANHEILDRARTQVGNLAHALKTPLSVMINEADTSPGDGPLSQTVRTQAAVMRDQVQYYLDRARAAALSGALGGVTEVVPSLDALLRTFMKIAQGRGVTGSHTVPPGLRFRGEKQDLEEMLGNLLDNAFKWATSRVEISLADGKAAEAGRIALVIDDDGPGLPPDAMAEVLKRGRRLDETTPGSGLGLSIVVDLAKLYGGGLSLDRSPLGGLRARLELPSV from the coding sequence ATGCCGCTCAAATCCCATCGCTATTCGCTGGGAACGCGGCTGTTCTTCTCGGCGGCCTTCTGCTGCGTCCTCATCCTCGTGCTGGCCGGCATCGGGCTGACCACCTTCTACCGCCGCTCGGCCGAGCGCGGCTTCGACGAGCGGCTGTCGGTCTATATCAAGCAGCTCGTCGCCGACCTCGCCGCCCCGCCCGAGACCGAACGCCAGACGGTCGGCGATCTCGGCGAGCCGCGCTTCGACCTGCCGCTGACCGGCTGGTACTGGCAGATCACCCGGCTCGACGGCGACCGGCCGAACGTGCGCGCCTCGCGCTCGCTGGTCGGCGGGCAACTGCCCAGGCTGCTCGATCAGGCGATCCAGCCCAACAGCCGGGGGCTGCACGAAAGCTATGTCCTCGGCCCCGATGATCGCCGCCTGCGCATCCTGGAGCGCGAGATCGATGTCGGCGAGGACGGCCGCTTCATCGTCGCCGTCGCCGCGCCCGCCGACGAGATCGAGGGCGACATCCAGGATTTCCGCTTCGCGCTGGCGATGACCTTCCTGCTGCTCGGCATCGCCCTGGTCGCCTCGACTTTGGTGCAGGTCCGCTTCGGCCTGCGCCCGCTGGTGCGCCTGCGGGCGGCCGTGGGGGCGGTCAGGACGGGCGAGACCCCGCGGATCGTCGGGCGCTATCCGCCCGATCTCGCGCCGCTGGCGAGCGAGCTCAACCAGCTCATCGACGCCAACCACGAGATCCTCGATCGCGCCCGCACCCAGGTCGGCAATCTCGCCCATGCGCTCAAGACCCCGCTCAGCGTGATGATCAACGAGGCCGACACCAGCCCCGGTGACGGGCCCTTGTCCCAGACCGTCCGCACGCAGGCCGCGGTGATGCGCGACCAGGTCCAGTATTATCTCGACCGCGCGCGGGCGGCGGCGCTTTCCGGAGCGCTCGGCGGCGTGACCGAGGTCGTCCCCTCGCTCGACGCGCTGCTGCGCACCTTCATGAAGATCGCGCAGGGCAGGGGCGTCACGGGCTCGCATACGGTTCCGCCCGGCCTGCGCTTCCGCGGCGAGAAGCAGGATCTGGAGGAGATGCTCGGCAATCTCCTCGACAATGCCTTCAAATGGGCGACTTCGCGGGTTGAAATCTCGCTTGCGGACGGCAAGGCGGCCGAGGCGGGGCGGATCGCGCTCGTGATCGACGATGACGGCCCCGGCCTGCCGCCCGACGCGATGGCCGAGGTGCTGAAGCGCGGGCGCCGTCTCGACGAGACCACGCCGGGCTCCGGATTGGGCCTCTCGATCGTCGTCGACCTCGCCAAGCTCTATGGCGGGGGGCTGAGTCTCGACCGCTCGCCGCTCGGCGGCCTCAGGGCGCGTCTGGAACTTCCTTCGGTTTAG
- the ccmI gene encoding c-type cytochrome biogenesis protein CcmI, with product MMIWAIFAAMTGAAVFALLWPLGHGRMQGFADVADARSLYRAQLKEIDRDLARRLIGEEEAQAARTEAARRLLRAAGDEAGPAGETEPSLRRRRASSALMLSVVPLLALVIYGLYGAPGQPDQPLAARLEKAGPQQDFAVMLARMEAHLAANPADARGWSLLAPIYLRQGRYDEAAKAFAAAVRFGKPDAELYAGLGEARIMEAGGVVTAAAREALAEAVSLDPKSPRARYYLALAKEQDGDGAGAEAALVELLAEAPADADWAGAVRGRLERMRGDAGGKAIAALPEAERQQAIRAMVDGLAERLNAGGGSLPEWSRLIRARTVLGDRAAALQAMKTARERLAGDEAALAALGALAQELALKEAAP from the coding sequence ATGATGATCTGGGCCATCTTCGCAGCCATGACGGGAGCGGCGGTCTTCGCCCTGCTCTGGCCGCTCGGCCATGGCCGGATGCAGGGCTTTGCCGATGTCGCCGATGCCCGCAGCCTCTACCGCGCCCAGCTCAAGGAGATCGACCGCGATCTCGCCCGCAGGCTGATCGGAGAGGAGGAGGCACAGGCCGCCCGCACCGAGGCCGCCCGCCGCCTGCTGCGCGCCGCCGGCGACGAGGCCGGGCCCGCCGGCGAGACCGAGCCCTCGCTGCGCCGCCGCCGGGCGAGCTCGGCGCTGATGCTCTCCGTGGTGCCGCTGCTCGCGCTCGTGATCTACGGCCTCTACGGCGCTCCCGGTCAACCCGACCAGCCGCTGGCGGCGCGGCTGGAGAAGGCCGGCCCGCAGCAGGATTTCGCCGTCATGCTCGCGCGGATGGAAGCCCATCTCGCCGCCAACCCCGCCGATGCGCGGGGCTGGTCGCTGCTCGCGCCGATCTATCTGCGCCAGGGCCGCTATGACGAGGCGGCGAAAGCCTTCGCCGCCGCTGTCCGCTTCGGCAAGCCCGATGCCGAGCTTTACGCAGGGCTGGGCGAGGCCCGCATCATGGAGGCGGGCGGCGTCGTCACCGCCGCCGCGCGCGAGGCGCTGGCCGAGGCGGTGAGCCTCGATCCGAAAAGCCCGCGCGCCCGCTACTACCTCGCCCTCGCGAAGGAGCAGGACGGCGACGGCGCGGGCGCCGAGGCTGCGCTCGTCGAGCTCCTCGCCGAGGCGCCGGCGGATGCCGACTGGGCCGGCGCCGTGCGCGGCCGGCTGGAGCGGATGCGCGGCGATGCCGGCGGCAAGGCGATCGCGGCCCTGCCCGAGGCCGAGCGCCAGCAGGCGATCAGGGCGATGGTCGACGGCCTTGCCGAGCGCTTGAACGCCGGCGGCGGCAGCCTGCCCGAATGGAGCCGTCTGATTCGCGCCCGCACCGTCCTCGGCGACAGGGCGGCCGCGCTTCAGGCGATGAAGACCGCGCGCGAGCGGCTGGCGGGGGACGAGGCGGCGCTTGCGGCGCTCGGCGCTCTCGCGCAAGAACTGGCCTTGAAGGAGGCCGCGCCATGA
- the ccmE gene encoding cytochrome c maturation protein CcmE translates to MTRKQLRLTLIAAAGAVLFLAAGLVLFAMRDTIVFFFGPTEIVEKGVQPGTRMRLGGLVETGSVQRGPGQRISFGVTDGRTSIKVGYDGLLPDLFREGQGVVTEGIFEGAGHFKADSVLAKHDETYMPREVADALKKQGHWQAGGTAPAPVKP, encoded by the coding sequence CTGACCCGCAAGCAGCTCAGGCTGACCCTGATCGCGGCGGCCGGCGCCGTGCTGTTCCTGGCGGCGGGCCTCGTCCTCTTCGCGATGCGCGACACCATCGTCTTCTTCTTCGGCCCGACGGAGATCGTTGAGAAGGGCGTTCAGCCCGGCACGCGCATGCGGCTCGGCGGGCTGGTCGAGACCGGCTCCGTCCAGCGCGGCCCGGGCCAGCGCATCTCCTTCGGCGTCACCGACGGCAGGACCTCGATCAAGGTCGGCTATGACGGGCTCCTGCCCGACCTGTTCCGGGAAGGGCAGGGCGTCGTCACCGAGGGTATTTTCGAGGGCGCCGGGCACTTCAAGGCGGATTCGGTGCTGGCGAAGCACGACGAGACCTATATGCCGCGCGAGGTCGCCGACGCGCTGAAGAAGCAGGGGCACTGGCAGGCCGGCGGCACTGCGCCTGCGCCGGTGAAGCCGTGA
- a CDS encoding heme lyase CcmF/NrfE family subunit — MIVEIGHYALALALGVSVIQTVVPFWGVFRQDRTLASVGASAALISFALVALSFAALVTSYVRSDFSVANVAANSHSAQPLIYKFTSVWGNHEGSMLLWVLILTLFGALVALSRRSLPPRLRAGALAAQGLVAVAFLAFTLLTSNPFQRLSPAPAEGQDLNPILQDLGLAIHPPLLYVGYVGFSITYAFAVAALIDGRIDAMWARAVRPWTLLAWTFLTLGIAMGSYWAYYELGWGGWWFWDPVENASFMPWLAGTALIHSTVVMEKRDALKVWTILLAILTFSLSLLGTFIVRSGVLTSVHSFATEPARGLFILFILIFFVGGSLALFAWRAPLLRQGGLFAPVSRESALVVNNVFLATACATVFVGTLYPLLLELLTGDKISVGPPFYNATFVPVMVPLLLLMPIGQSLAWKRGDLLGAAQRNAAAFGLAVLAALALIAMTRGGPVLAPLGVGLGLFLVLAAGFDLAERIVTRASGPKAMLSRARGLPRSAWGTAFAHAGLGLSIIGIAAAAWSSEAIAVLKPGERLTSGRYTVVLEAISPRTGPNFRAEVARFRVFSGDRELQPVEASKRVYTARSMPTTEAGIRTDGLSQAYIGLGEVEGGGIAVRLHDKPLILLIWIGALVMAFGGGLSLTDRRFRLAAPRRAAPAAVAEPAE, encoded by the coding sequence ATGATCGTCGAGATCGGCCATTATGCGCTGGCGCTGGCGCTCGGCGTCTCCGTCATCCAGACGGTGGTGCCGTTCTGGGGCGTGTTCCGCCAGGACCGGACGCTGGCCTCGGTCGGCGCAAGCGCGGCGCTCATCTCCTTCGCGCTGGTCGCGCTTTCCTTCGCGGCTCTGGTGACCTCCTATGTCCGTTCGGATTTCTCGGTCGCCAACGTCGCCGCCAATTCCCATTCGGCGCAGCCGCTGATCTACAAATTCACCTCGGTCTGGGGCAACCACGAAGGCTCGATGCTGCTGTGGGTGCTGATCCTGACGCTGTTCGGGGCGCTGGTCGCGCTGTCGCGCCGCTCGCTGCCGCCGCGCCTGCGGGCCGGCGCGCTCGCCGCGCAGGGCCTCGTCGCGGTCGCCTTCCTCGCCTTCACCCTTTTGACCTCGAACCCGTTCCAGCGCCTCAGTCCCGCGCCGGCCGAGGGGCAGGACCTCAACCCGATCCTGCAGGATCTCGGCCTCGCGATCCATCCCCCGCTCCTCTATGTCGGCTATGTCGGCTTCTCGATCACCTACGCCTTCGCGGTCGCCGCCCTGATCGACGGGCGCATCGACGCGATGTGGGCGCGCGCCGTCCGGCCCTGGACGCTGCTGGCCTGGACCTTCCTGACGCTCGGCATCGCGATGGGCTCCTACTGGGCCTATTACGAGCTCGGCTGGGGCGGCTGGTGGTTCTGGGACCCGGTCGAGAACGCCTCCTTCATGCCCTGGCTCGCCGGCACGGCGCTGATCCACTCGACCGTGGTGATGGAGAAGCGCGACGCGTTGAAAGTCTGGACGATCCTGCTCGCGATCCTGACCTTCTCGCTCTCGCTGCTCGGCACCTTCATCGTCCGCTCCGGCGTGCTGACCTCGGTGCATTCCTTCGCCACCGAGCCGGCGCGCGGCCTCTTCATCCTGTTCATCCTGATCTTCTTCGTCGGCGGGTCGCTCGCGCTCTTCGCCTGGCGGGCGCCGCTCTTGCGGCAGGGCGGGCTGTTCGCGCCGGTCTCGCGGGAGAGCGCGCTCGTCGTCAACAACGTCTTCCTGGCGACGGCCTGTGCCACCGTCTTCGTCGGCACGCTCTATCCGCTGCTGCTGGAGCTTTTGACCGGCGACAAGATCTCGGTCGGCCCGCCCTTCTACAACGCCACCTTCGTGCCGGTGATGGTGCCGCTGCTGCTGCTCATGCCGATCGGCCAGTCGCTCGCCTGGAAGCGCGGCGACCTGCTCGGCGCCGCGCAGCGCAATGCCGCCGCCTTCGGGCTCGCCGTGCTGGCGGCGCTTGCGCTCATCGCCATGACGCGCGGCGGGCCGGTGCTGGCGCCGCTCGGCGTGGGCTTGGGGCTTTTCCTCGTCCTCGCCGCCGGCTTCGACCTCGCCGAGCGCATCGTGACGCGCGCCAGCGGCCCGAAGGCGATGCTGTCGCGCGCCAGGGGCCTGCCGCGCTCGGCCTGGGGCACGGCTTTCGCCCATGCGGGCCTGGGCTTGAGCATCATCGGCATCGCCGCCGCAGCCTGGAGCAGCGAGGCGATCGCGGTCCTGAAGCCCGGCGAGCGGCTGACCAGCGGCCGCTATACCGTCGTCCTCGAGGCGATCTCGCCACGGACCGGGCCGAATTTCCGGGCCGAGGTCGCCCGTTTCCGGGTTTTCTCCGGCGACCGCGAGCTTCAGCCGGTCGAAGCCTCCAAGCGCGTCTACACCGCCCGCTCGATGCCGACGACCGAGGCCGGCATCCGCACGGATGGCTTGAGCCAGGCCTATATCGGCCTCGGCGAGGTGGAAGGCGGCGGCATCGCCGTGCGCCTCCACGACAAGCCGCTGATCCTGCTGATCTGGATCGGCGCGCTCGTCATGGCGTTCGGCGGCGGGCTTTCCCTGACCGACCGGCGCTTCCGGCTGGCGGCGCCCAGGCGCGCCGCGCCTGCCGCCGTCGCTGAGCCGGCGGAGTAG
- a CDS encoding cytochrome c-type biogenesis protein: MRRIALALFLLLLVSPAARAVQPDEILRDPVLEQRARDISAGLRCLVCQNQSIDDSDAPLARDLRILVRERLTAGDDDKAVVAFVVARYGDFVLLRPPFNAHTLMLWAAPFLILLAGAGFVWRRGRQRAGEEPATPAPLTEEERQRVDSLLRDEPE, translated from the coding sequence ATGCGGCGGATCGCCCTCGCCCTTTTCCTCCTGCTGCTGGTTTCGCCCGCCGCCCGCGCGGTGCAGCCCGACGAGATCCTGCGCGATCCGGTTCTGGAGCAGCGGGCGCGGGATATCTCCGCCGGCCTGCGCTGCCTCGTCTGCCAGAACCAGTCGATCGACGATTCCGACGCGCCCTTGGCCCGCGACCTGCGCATCCTCGTCCGCGAGCGGCTCACCGCCGGCGACGACGACAAGGCGGTGGTCGCCTTCGTCGTCGCCCGCTATGGCGATTTCGTCCTGCTCAGGCCGCCCTTCAACGCCCATACGCTGATGCTCTGGGCCGCGCCCTTCCTCATCCTGCTGGCGGGAGCGGGTTTCGTCTGGCGCCGCGGCCGGCAGCGCGCGGGCGAGGAGCCCGCGACCCCCGCGCCACTGACGGAGGAGGAACGCCAGCGCGTCGACAGCCTGCTGCGGGACGAGCCGGAATAG